The proteins below are encoded in one region of Candidatus Omnitrophota bacterium:
- the tadA gene encoding tRNA adenosine(34) deaminase TadA, which yields MRKKDEAYMYEALKQAHYAFDEDEVPVGAVIVCNDRIIARSYNQVEKLKDPTAHAEMIAITQAASFLKSKWLKKCSLYVTIEPCSMCAGALVLSRIDKVVFGAKDPKTGAFGSKLDVNALSLNHKLKVKNGILENECAMILQDFFKIKRETK from the coding sequence ATGCGCAAGAAAGATGAAGCCTACATGTATGAAGCTCTCAAACAGGCTCACTATGCATTTGATGAAGATGAGGTGCCGGTGGGGGCAGTTATTGTTTGTAACGATAGAATAATCGCTAGAAGCTACAACCAGGTCGAAAAATTAAAAGATCCTACCGCTCATGCTGAGATGATTGCTATTACTCAAGCGGCAAGTTTTTTAAAATCAAAGTGGCTTAAAAAATGTTCTTTGTATGTTACGATAGAGCCGTGTTCGATGTGTGCCGGAGCCTTAGTCTTAAGTCGCATCGATAAGGTTGTTTTTGGCGCAAAAGATCCAAAGACTGGAGCTTTCGGGTCAAAGCTAGATGTAAATGCCTTAAGTCTTAATCATAAGTTAAAAGTTAAAAATGGTATTTTGGAGAATGAATGTGCCATGATTTTACAGGATTTTTTTAAAATTAAGAGGGAGACAAAATGA
- a CDS encoding diguanylate cyclase has protein sequence MLKFTIMKGILYCRDISSNKSKSLFFPHKTTTKLQDVYASDCPLVIFDEKFIKKSKKLDNSRLKSKVCFVHFTQEHKDNLKIVKQLGFFDYFSDQDSKSFVSFKFLRAEKLIKLNRKVYSLEKQVNKKDAEIENITLIDPITGCYNWRYLSNRITQEINRARRHFYSISFIAVDIDHFTRINELYGVKVADTIIKEFVGILGKALRTEDILARWREDEFFIIAPHLEAKDSYMVAKRIGEKISTHKFKYHKVAICLKASLGVTTSPEDHIFSVRDIVNTLNGCLASAKRKGGNTIVLYSQADTTLAPEKHKKANTSELQGKIDKMNKVMNRDLLDTIYGFARTIEAKDSYTGKHVEYTAGLAEEVAKALRLSTKEVEDVRHAAVLHDLGKIAIDKSILSKAGSLSPEERESIRTHPAIAAEILREIHGLRGAIPAILYHHERYDGKGYPLGLKGDDIPLNARIVAVADVYQALISDRPYRKAYVKKKALEIIKSEAGKQFDPKIVRMFLRIIKRIDAQER, from the coding sequence GTGTTAAAATTTACCATCATGAAAGGCATTCTTTATTGTCGAGATATTTCTTCAAATAAATCAAAATCGCTCTTCTTTCCCCACAAAACCACCACTAAATTACAAGATGTCTATGCTTCTGACTGTCCTTTGGTCATTTTTGACGAAAAATTTATCAAAAAAAGTAAAAAGTTAGATAATTCGCGCCTTAAAAGTAAGGTTTGTTTTGTGCATTTTACCCAAGAGCATAAGGATAATTTAAAAATAGTTAAACAGCTTGGTTTTTTTGATTACTTTAGTGATCAAGATTCAAAGAGTTTTGTTTCTTTCAAGTTTCTAAGGGCCGAGAAGCTAATTAAACTTAATCGAAAGGTGTATAGCCTAGAGAAACAAGTTAATAAAAAAGATGCTGAAATCGAAAACATCACTTTGATCGATCCGATAACCGGGTGTTATAACTGGCGGTATCTTTCAAACCGGATAACTCAGGAAATTAATCGAGCTCGTCGACATTTCTACAGCATTTCTTTTATTGCTGTCGATATTGATCATTTTACCAGGATCAATGAACTCTATGGCGTAAAAGTAGCCGATACGATTATTAAGGAATTTGTCGGTATTTTAGGCAAAGCATTGCGGACTGAGGACATTCTGGCCCGCTGGCGAGAGGATGAGTTTTTTATTATTGCGCCTCACTTAGAAGCCAAAGATAGCTATATGGTTGCTAAAAGAATAGGCGAGAAAATTAGCACACATAAGTTTAAATATCATAAAGTTGCGATATGTCTAAAGGCTAGTTTAGGCGTTACCACTTCTCCTGAAGATCATATCTTTAGTGTTCGCGATATTGTTAATACTTTGAATGGTTGTTTAGCTTCGGCTAAACGGAAGGGGGGCAACACGATTGTTTTATATTCTCAGGCAGATACTACCTTGGCGCCGGAAAAGCACAAGAAGGCTAATACGTCTGAATTACAGGGTAAAATAGACAAGATGAACAAGGTGATGAATCGAGATTTGCTTGATACTATTTATGGGTTTGCTAGGACAATCGAGGCAAAAGATTCTTACACCGGAAAACATGTAGAATATACTGCTGGTTTGGCCGAAGAAGTTGCAAAAGCCTTACGGTTATCAACCAAAGAAGTGGAAGATGTTAGGCATGCTGCGGTTTTGCATGATTTAGGAAAGATTGCTATCGATAAAAGCATTCTTTCTAAAGCAGGTAGCCTTAGTCCCGAAGAAAGGGAGTCGATTAGGACTCATCCGGCTATTGCTGCAGAGATTTTACGCGAGATACATGGTCTCAGAGGGGCTATCCCGGCGATTCTTTATCATCATGAGCGTTATGATGGAAAGGGCTATCCTTTGGGGTTAAAGGGCGATGATATACCTTTAAATGCTCGGATAGTTGCCGTTGCTGATGTCTATCAGGCGCTTATCTCTGATCGGCCGTATCGTAAAGCTTATGTTAAGAAAAAGGCTTTAGAGATTATTAAATCAGAGGCTGGCAAACAGTTTGATCCTAAAATAGTAAGAATGTTTTTACGAATTATCAAGAGGATCGATGCGCAAGAAAGATGA
- a CDS encoding trypsin-like peptidase domain-containing protein, whose protein sequence is MRKVLFLLALLLVFSQLAYSEIITLKNGKTIDAPILERAEEYIKVNIGGVGVKYYMDEIDSVGKDKSLFKNNYSKKTPSEIYNENASAVVMVGAKGFFDTGFSIGVGSVISQDGLVVTNYHVLGDSNDVSIAFDNGSISKAISVATFDPIRDFCILKVKGSDLQGVELGDSDNLKKGEALTVITIDSNDKHKIMTGKYLYQLVDLGSRYLMAEIPTGEEGNSGSPVFNECGKVIGIYTRGDPESNLASIIPINDIKEYLNVDKNLTMHEFKNLSDQAVVLSTKGKVFMLRGEYQKALDYFYQALSINPECSLASLVLAQVYIKMHEFYKAANEINKIIQRFPDEVHHYMTIAEIYRKNFMWDDFLIAVNKAIEVDPRYSDAYAELSLYYYIVGKSIDRAIVEAKKCISFKPSNCTALTILIEIYGQKNDCVLVKKYRKQMEDYGCEITKEETIQAIQSCR, encoded by the coding sequence ATTAAGGTTAACATTGGAGGTGTTGGGGTTAAGTATTATATGGATGAAATAGACAGCGTCGGAAAGGATAAAAGTTTATTTAAAAATAATTATTCAAAAAAAACACCTTCTGAAATTTATAATGAAAACGCAAGTGCTGTAGTAATGGTCGGCGCTAAAGGTTTTTTTGACACAGGGTTTAGTATTGGCGTCGGTTCAGTAATTAGTCAGGATGGCTTAGTTGTTACAAATTATCATGTATTAGGTGATTCTAATGATGTATCGATCGCCTTTGATAATGGTTCAATTTCTAAAGCAATATCTGTGGCAACTTTTGACCCAATACGTGATTTCTGCATTTTAAAAGTTAAAGGCAGTGATTTGCAGGGTGTTGAACTTGGAGATAGCGATAATCTTAAGAAGGGTGAAGCCTTAACCGTCATAACTATTGACAGTAATGATAAGCATAAAATAATGACAGGAAAGTATCTTTATCAACTAGTTGACTTAGGTAGTCGTTATTTAATGGCCGAAATTCCAACTGGCGAAGAAGGAAATAGCGGTTCACCAGTTTTTAATGAATGCGGAAAGGTTATCGGAATTTACACAAGAGGAGATCCGGAATCAAATTTAGCAAGTATTATACCTATAAATGACATAAAAGAATATTTAAATGTGGATAAAAATTTAACTATGCATGAATTTAAGAACCTTTCGGATCAAGCTGTAGTCCTATCAACTAAAGGAAAAGTTTTTATGTTGAGAGGGGAATACCAAAAGGCCTTGGATTATTTTTATCAGGCCTTAAGTATAAATCCAGAGTGTTCATTGGCAAGTTTGGTTCTTGCTCAAGTTTACATTAAAATGCATGAATTTTATAAAGCAGCTAATGAAATAAACAAAATTATACAAAGGTTTCCTGATGAAGTGCACCATTATATGACAATTGCTGAAATTTATAGAAAAAATTTTATGTGGGATGATTTTTTGATAGCCGTTAACAAAGCTATAGAAGTTGATCCTAGGTATAGTGATGCATATGCAGAGCTTAGTCTGTATTATTATATAGTGGGAAAGAGTATTGATAGGGCAATTGTTGAGGCTAAAAAGTGTATAAGTTTTAAACCAAGCAATTGCACCGCTCTTACTATTTTAATAGAAATTTATGGGCAAAAAAATGATTGCGTTTTAGTAAAAAAATACCGAAAACAAATGGAAGATTACGGGTGTGAGATTACTAAAGAAGAAACTATTCAGGCGATTCAGAGCTGTCGATAG